Proteins encoded within one genomic window of Methanothrix harundinacea 6Ac:
- a CDS encoding ATP-dependent helicase, whose product MNIQLSETQRKIVEHGEGPLLVVAGPGSGKTRVLTERVRRLLNEDTGHFRILALTFTNKAANEMKERLSEIPNIEKRAFIGTLHSFCMEVLANRGKPVGIDELPNIFESYQDRKQVLFQAAMANPYLRHKLNIILDANTQDRLLNRWLDMISSAKNNLFVPEMMDNETDRQVYEAYNNGLRVSYAIDFDDLLLLTYRLFQERPKIADFYRRQYRYICIDEGQDLNEAQYQVISALCGLEHRNVMIVGDKKQAIFVWNGANPKYLDQFERDFGAKKIFMNDNFRSSQVVVNAAKSLVSEYEVEGQLPIAGSIELMEGIDEQHEARLVLDYIQNLLNEGHRDVEGPITLERCALLGRNRYVLSAVEDELNKRHWPYYKQLSAQQESESSLIQDFELCLRLLANPRDRLHFSMLIARWDMREDASDFGQHVSDGLRLLSALKRRTSDNDRLAVILALESMDWTEENFKFKNAMEYLYDYSETKESQEERALIIEDIRTWQKHWNYYLRSQPGGYHTLTSFLGQVALGTTQQPRQEGLALLTVHSAKGLEFDVVVVMGMAEGTFPDYRARDGPALEEEMRDAFVAVTRSKRLLAFSYPRTKLMPWGSERKQRPSRYLSIIGLIKPDNPRGPNPGKIV is encoded by the coding sequence GTGAATATTCAACTTTCTGAAACACAACGTAAAATTGTCGAACATGGTGAAGGCCCTTTACTTGTGGTCGCTGGCCCGGGCTCTGGAAAGACGCGAGTTCTAACTGAACGTGTTCGAAGACTGTTAAATGAAGATACGGGTCATTTCCGTATATTGGCTTTGACCTTTACAAATAAAGCTGCAAATGAGATGAAAGAACGATTATCGGAGATCCCAAATATAGAGAAACGTGCTTTTATTGGCACACTCCACAGTTTTTGTATGGAAGTTTTGGCCAATAGAGGAAAACCAGTAGGAATCGATGAGCTGCCCAATATCTTTGAATCGTACCAGGATCGCAAACAAGTACTATTTCAAGCAGCTATGGCCAATCCATATCTACGGCATAAACTAAATATTATTTTGGATGCAAACACTCAAGACCGACTTCTAAACCGCTGGCTTGATATGATTTCTTCAGCAAAAAATAATCTATTTGTTCCTGAGATGATGGATAATGAAACTGATAGGCAAGTTTATGAGGCATATAACAACGGTCTTCGTGTGTCATATGCTATAGATTTTGACGACCTATTGTTGCTCACATATCGCTTATTCCAAGAGCGTCCAAAAATAGCAGATTTCTATCGGCGCCAATACCGTTACATTTGCATAGACGAGGGACAAGATCTAAACGAAGCACAGTACCAAGTTATCAGTGCTCTTTGCGGTTTAGAACATCGAAATGTAATGATAGTAGGAGACAAAAAACAGGCTATTTTTGTTTGGAATGGAGCAAATCCAAAATATCTCGATCAATTTGAACGCGATTTTGGTGCGAAAAAGATCTTTATGAACGATAACTTCCGATCTTCACAGGTTGTCGTCAATGCGGCAAAATCCTTAGTTTCAGAGTACGAAGTTGAAGGGCAACTTCCAATTGCAGGGTCAATTGAGTTAATGGAGGGAATAGATGAGCAACATGAAGCACGTCTTGTCCTCGATTATATTCAAAATCTCCTTAATGAAGGACATCGGGATGTAGAGGGTCCCATAACTTTAGAACGCTGTGCATTACTGGGCAGAAATAGGTATGTTTTATCTGCGGTTGAAGACGAATTAAATAAACGCCATTGGCCCTACTACAAACAACTTTCAGCACAACAAGAAAGCGAATCGAGCCTCATTCAGGATTTTGAACTTTGTTTGCGTCTACTGGCAAATCCCCGTGATCGCTTACACTTTAGTATGTTAATTGCGCGTTGGGATATGCGCGAAGATGCCTCCGATTTCGGCCAACATGTCAGTGATGGATTGCGCCTGTTGTCTGCCTTAAAGAGACGAACGTCTGATAATGATCGATTAGCTGTAATTTTGGCACTAGAATCGATGGACTGGACGGAAGAAAATTTCAAGTTTAAAAACGCTATGGAGTATTTATATGATTATTCTGAGACTAAAGAAAGCCAAGAAGAACGTGCTTTGATAATAGAAGATATAAGAACTTGGCAAAAACATTGGAATTACTATCTTCGTTCGCAACCTGGCGGATATCACACGCTTACATCTTTTTTAGGACAAGTTGCACTGGGGACAACGCAGCAGCCACGGCAAGAAGGATTAGCCTTGCTGACGGTTCATTCAGCTAAGGGCCTAGAATTCGATGTGGTTGTGGTGATGGGTATGGCCGAGGGGACATTTCCTGATTATCGTGCTAGAGATGGTCCAGCGCTGGAAGAGGAGATGAGAGACGCTTTTGTAGCAGTTACACGTTCAAAGCGCTTGCTTGCATTTTCCTATCCTAGGACTAAATTAATGCCTTGGGGCAGCGAACGGAAACAAAGGCCCTCAAGATATTTGTCAATAATTGGCCTTATCAAACCTGATAATCCAAGAGGGCCAAACCCAGGGAAAATTGTATGA
- the ribC gene encoding riboflavin synthase: MKIGIADTNFARYDMARAAIKELKRGCSAEIVRYTVPGVKDLPVAAKILIEERGCELVMALGMPGPKPIDKTCAHEASTGLIMAQLMTNTHILEVFVHEDEAESEKELASLAERRTREHAENAIKLLYYPERLTREAGTGQREGFEDAGRVER, encoded by the coding sequence ATGAAGATCGGGATCGCCGACACCAACTTCGCCCGGTACGATATGGCCAGGGCCGCCATCAAGGAGCTGAAGCGGGGCTGCTCCGCCGAGATCGTCCGCTATACCGTCCCTGGGGTCAAGGACCTCCCGGTAGCCGCGAAAATCCTGATCGAGGAGCGGGGCTGCGAGCTGGTGATGGCCCTGGGGATGCCGGGGCCAAAGCCCATAGACAAGACCTGCGCCCACGAGGCCTCGACGGGCCTGATCATGGCCCAGCTTATGACGAACACCCACATCCTCGAGGTCTTCGTCCACGAGGACGAGGCCGAATCCGAAAAAGAACTCGCTTCCCTCGCCGAGCGGCGGACCCGGGAGCACGCCGAGAACGCCATCAAGCTCCTCTACTACCCCGAAAGGCTCACCCGGGAGGCGGGGACGGGCCAGCGGGAGGGGTTCGAGGACGCGGGGCGGGTGGAGCGGTGA